Proteins from a genomic interval of Oikeobacillus pervagus:
- a CDS encoding putative immunity/bacteriocin fusion bifunctional protein: MALIFSLGTFLPNQANAQLNQPDCKTCSLKDVYSKDEMLEKLNELGVTIEDTNKNDQKLVKKLIKEQKKMDKEINKQLAKGFKDYKDAEMFLTFNNTHLGGYDYEKAIIYATLLKNKAGDIALVSAWVDPNKKELIKYTVGTITNENPEKFNELVSYEKVKDTEGDFTASDFKWNGKSFACGLSGVFACITYCGVVGLACGPGAAACGTVCDLACGAAFAYACS; encoded by the coding sequence ATGGCTCTAATATTTTCTCTTGGAACGTTTTTACCAAATCAAGCCAATGCCCAACTAAATCAACCAGATTGTAAAACTTGCAGTTTAAAAGATGTATATTCAAAAGATGAAATGCTTGAAAAATTAAATGAATTAGGTGTAACTATCGAAGATACAAATAAAAATGATCAAAAGTTAGTTAAAAAACTAATTAAAGAACAAAAGAAAATGGATAAAGAGATAAATAAACAGTTAGCTAAAGGATTTAAAGATTATAAAGATGCTGAAATGTTCTTAACGTTTAATAACACTCATTTAGGTGGATACGATTATGAAAAAGCTATTATTTATGCTACTTTGTTAAAAAATAAAGCCGGCGATATTGCACTAGTTAGCGCATGGGTAGATCCTAATAAAAAAGAGTTAATTAAATATACTGTAGGTACAATTACAAATGAAAATCCAGAGAAATTTAATGAGTTAGTATCTTATGAAAAAGTTAAAGATACAGAAGGAGATTTCACTGCTTCTGATTTTAAATGGAATGGAAAAAGCTTTGCATGTGGTTTATCAGGCGTATTTGCATGTATCACTTACTGTGGTGTAGTTGGATTAGCTTGTGGACCTGGTGCTGCTGCTTGTGGTACTGTTTGTGATCTAGCCTGTGGTGCTGCATTTGCATATGCATGTAGTTAA